In Bdellovibrionales bacterium, the following proteins share a genomic window:
- a CDS encoding LysR family transcriptional regulator, translating to MNINTCPDPWDLRYFQDIAHTGNLSRSAERLGVGQPALSLALKRLENLLQVKLFLRRSRGLVLTTSGQRLLRESNQLLASWQAVVSETKRSHTELVGRFTMGCHPSVAIYALKNVIREIYSNYPSIEINLVHNSSRIVCEGVISGRIDFGIVVNPIRHSDLVIYKLAADEVCFWGVSGGLDNVLIYNPDMPQAQAMLKKLNQKENYERTIYSESLEVIAMLAGSGAGIAILPTRVVKAMAPSLRRLEKHPHYTDEVTFIYRADLPKTASTKCIVEFLKSIAI from the coding sequence ATGAATATTAATACTTGTCCGGACCCTTGGGACTTGCGATATTTTCAAGATATTGCACACACGGGAAATCTCTCCCGATCCGCCGAAAGACTGGGCGTTGGCCAACCAGCTCTCAGCTTGGCACTTAAGAGACTCGAAAACCTGCTCCAGGTGAAACTCTTTTTACGTCGAAGTCGCGGGCTCGTGCTGACAACATCTGGGCAAAGGCTGCTCCGTGAATCCAATCAATTACTTGCAAGTTGGCAGGCCGTCGTATCTGAAACAAAGAGATCCCATACCGAACTTGTTGGCCGATTTACGATGGGGTGTCATCCCTCGGTAGCCATTTACGCGCTAAAAAATGTAATAAGAGAGATCTATTCAAACTATCCCAGTATCGAAATCAATCTTGTGCACAACTCATCTCGGATCGTTTGCGAGGGAGTGATCTCAGGCCGTATTGATTTCGGAATTGTTGTAAATCCAATTAGGCACTCCGATCTCGTCATCTACAAGTTGGCAGCTGACGAAGTTTGTTTTTGGGGAGTCTCAGGTGGGCTTGACAATGTATTGATTTATAACCCCGACATGCCTCAGGCGCAGGCTATGTTAAAGAAATTAAATCAAAAAGAAAATTACGAACGAACAATCTACTCTGAAAGCCTGGAAGTCATTGCCATGCTGGCCGGATCGGGGGCCGGAATCGCGATTTTGCCAACTCGTGTAGTAAAAGCAATGGCACCGAGTTTAAGAAGACTCGAAAAGCATCCCCACTATACCGATGAAGTGACTTTTATCTATAGAGCCGATTTGCCAAAGACGGCCAGCACAAAATGCATTGTAGAATTTTTGAAGTCGATTGCGATTTAG
- a CDS encoding chalcone isomerase family protein: MTTLLRLFILGSLAYSGASQAGVLQLDGQSREIEGVTISKGAEAQLGSSRYSLTTVGAGLRKKKVALFSVKVYVAQLLVSDPAKFVHSLDQALASLDGSKAVALRMNFLRDVEVEKIRASYQESLIRNGVDLTKPEVRTFLEVVEDGGPATAKRDMIVAGHRLPDGSEQIVYENSAGQSVSINGTVGFVKSIFSIWLGQTTDSELEALRNLLITGY; this comes from the coding sequence CCAGGCCGGAGTTCTTCAACTCGACGGCCAGAGCCGAGAAATTGAAGGAGTCACAATTTCAAAGGGAGCCGAGGCACAACTTGGCTCAAGTCGTTATTCTTTAACGACTGTAGGCGCAGGCTTGCGAAAAAAGAAGGTGGCCCTTTTTTCTGTGAAGGTTTATGTAGCCCAACTTTTAGTTTCAGATCCGGCAAAGTTTGTGCACAGCCTTGATCAGGCCCTAGCCAGTCTTGATGGCTCAAAAGCGGTTGCCTTGCGCATGAATTTTCTACGAGATGTTGAAGTTGAAAAAATTCGAGCTTCCTATCAGGAATCCCTGATTAGAAATGGCGTTGACCTTACTAAACCGGAAGTGAGGACTTTTCTCGAAGTCGTTGAGGACGGAGGTCCCGCAACAGCGAAGCGAGACATGATTGTTGCTGGTCACCGACTTCCCGATGGCTCCGAGCAAATTGTTTACGAAAACTCGGCGGGCCAATCTGTATCTATCAACGGGACTGTAGGATTTGTGAAGTCTATATTCTCTATTTGGCTGGGACAAACAACTGACTCTGAGCTTGAGGCCCTGCGAAACCTTTTGATTACTGGATATTAG